A window from Phaeocystidibacter marisrubri encodes these proteins:
- a CDS encoding T9SS type A sorting domain-containing protein, whose protein sequence is MRIIKQLVGGFSLVALSLTGYAQSWSQIDKIVASDRQPGDYFSSDLQTSYGVSIFGDYAIVGSPRDDHSGLTNAGSAYIYEKDANCNWVETQKLISPDANDNDYFGFAVAMYGDFLVVSARNDDEDENGLNYMSGAGSAYVFQNTGGSWVFVQKIVASDRETGAAYGHDVDITARRIIIGAWGEDGGSGVPSATNAGAAYIYRWDGVTWNEIQKIVASDRASQDQFGTAVAISGEFAVVGSPRESEDVNGLNTMSSSGSAYFFEFIGGVWTEVQKVTSSDRGSSEYYGMSVDLDKDRAIIGARNDNQDENGVGSLTAAGSAFIYHRAPGGSGTWNQINKIDASDRATGDRFGFSVGISGNTAVVGAPLEDQDATGGNTVSGAGSSYIFEFNGSSWAQSQKIVHGDRSTYDWFGVANAIYGNGIIVSANEEDEDDSAVPTNTMAESGSAYMFDISPSPATQPTVSASSLTFCPGNSVTLSISSGTLNDAANWQWYTGSCNGTVVGTGTSITVTPGATTTYYVNGVGGCVNPGPCGSITVSATGTSWHQTSHTTYGDDVNNDVVTDAAGNVYVVGTFIDKTTLSGGNNPDISLSTGVGPQSASFVAKYDLCGSLIWAAHTTNSKDNFGNAIELDENAGIVYIAGDYLSNLTFVSACGTSSTIYSTGNSKGYVAAFEMSNGCPIFLEEVVEDVVTSLEAIAINETNGDIYVGGFAAPSSSAPHTSYVHKYSPSGGLGGLVLNISSNNMGAYRNEVKDLDFDEVNNWLWVIGDFEDEVEFFPGMGVMSVQIPGTTTQDAFLLAYEDNGGTWSTIINRRGNASLYMSGEGIAVNPYTGSPAMAGTYQDGVNTPFQLGGVNNLPSFSGNNGYLVYFDLGLGSGWSKYANVSGSHAYGTAVHADGNYIYFSGNFNRNNVNIQSIGNFPYTVSGVPLNYNHVFLACYEDNGFGVWGNVTEDPTTNTFKHESKAIAAWGSGKVYTVGNYYGKMDYFNTSGSPVLVSSGSGDNAFILRAEQSNGDLYKTLNEENVASNELTVFPNPTSDIVRVEMTDFDPETPYVLSVSNIAGQVLERVTMTSADAVIDLSSYNAGVYMLKAENGEEVRVVKVIKTE, encoded by the coding sequence ATGAGAATTATTAAACAATTAGTGGGGGGATTTTCCTTGGTCGCCCTCTCGTTAACGGGGTATGCCCAATCGTGGTCACAGATCGATAAAATTGTGGCGAGTGACAGGCAACCCGGAGATTATTTTTCATCTGATTTACAGACCTCATATGGTGTCAGCATTTTTGGAGATTATGCTATTGTGGGTTCGCCAAGAGATGATCACTCTGGACTTACAAATGCGGGTTCGGCGTACATCTACGAGAAGGACGCTAACTGTAACTGGGTAGAGACACAAAAGCTCATCTCACCGGATGCAAATGATAATGATTATTTCGGGTTTGCTGTCGCTATGTACGGCGACTTCTTAGTGGTAAGCGCTAGGAATGATGACGAAGATGAGAACGGGTTGAATTATATGAGTGGTGCCGGTTCCGCTTACGTGTTTCAGAACACGGGTGGATCATGGGTGTTCGTGCAGAAGATCGTTGCCTCTGATAGAGAAACAGGTGCGGCGTATGGACATGATGTTGACATCACCGCTAGACGCATCATTATTGGTGCATGGGGTGAGGATGGCGGAAGTGGCGTTCCTTCTGCAACAAACGCAGGTGCAGCTTATATTTATCGTTGGGATGGCGTGACCTGGAATGAAATTCAAAAGATTGTTGCAAGCGATAGAGCAAGTCAAGATCAATTTGGTACTGCGGTTGCCATTTCTGGAGAGTTTGCTGTGGTAGGTTCGCCTCGCGAAAGTGAGGATGTAAATGGCCTGAACACCATGTCATCTTCTGGATCGGCATATTTTTTTGAATTCATTGGTGGCGTATGGACAGAAGTTCAAAAAGTGACTTCTTCCGACCGCGGATCGAGTGAATACTACGGAATGAGTGTAGATCTCGATAAAGATCGAGCGATTATTGGTGCCAGAAATGACAATCAAGATGAGAACGGAGTTGGTAGTTTGACTGCCGCGGGTTCTGCCTTTATTTATCACCGTGCGCCAGGTGGTTCTGGAACTTGGAATCAGATCAACAAGATCGATGCAAGTGATCGTGCGACAGGTGATAGATTCGGATTTTCTGTGGGAATTTCTGGTAATACAGCCGTTGTTGGAGCTCCTCTTGAAGATCAGGATGCAACTGGAGGGAATACAGTTTCTGGAGCAGGGTCTTCTTACATCTTCGAATTCAACGGGTCAAGCTGGGCTCAAAGTCAGAAGATCGTTCACGGCGACAGAAGTACCTACGACTGGTTTGGTGTGGCCAATGCGATTTATGGTAACGGAATTATTGTTTCTGCCAATGAGGAAGATGAAGATGATTCTGCCGTACCGACCAATACCATGGCAGAATCGGGATCGGCATATATGTTCGATATTTCTCCATCACCGGCTACTCAACCTACGGTAAGTGCTTCATCTCTTACTTTCTGTCCGGGTAATTCAGTTACTCTTTCTATCAGTTCTGGAACCTTGAACGATGCTGCAAATTGGCAGTGGTATACAGGTTCGTGTAATGGAACCGTTGTGGGTACAGGAACGTCTATCACGGTTACTCCAGGCGCAACAACAACGTATTATGTAAACGGTGTAGGCGGATGTGTAAATCCGGGTCCTTGTGGTTCAATCACTGTGTCGGCTACTGGTACATCATGGCATCAAACTTCCCATACTACCTATGGAGATGACGTGAACAATGATGTAGTTACAGATGCAGCTGGAAACGTATATGTAGTGGGTACCTTTATCGATAAAACCACACTAAGCGGAGGTAACAATCCTGATATTTCTCTTAGCACTGGCGTTGGACCTCAGTCTGCAAGTTTTGTGGCCAAGTACGACTTATGTGGAAGTTTGATTTGGGCCGCGCATACCACCAATAGCAAGGACAATTTCGGAAATGCCATTGAGTTGGATGAGAATGCGGGGATTGTATACATCGCTGGTGATTATCTGTCAAACTTGACCTTTGTGTCAGCATGTGGCACTTCTTCTACCATCTATTCTACAGGAAATAGCAAAGGATATGTGGCCGCATTCGAAATGTCGAACGGTTGTCCGATTTTCTTAGAAGAAGTAGTTGAAGATGTTGTTACTTCTCTAGAAGCCATTGCGATCAATGAAACGAATGGTGATATCTATGTAGGTGGATTTGCTGCGCCAAGTTCGTCGGCACCACATACTTCTTATGTTCACAAGTACTCTCCGAGCGGAGGTTTGGGAGGACTCGTTCTCAATATCTCATCTAACAATATGGGTGCTTATAGAAATGAAGTGAAAGACCTAGATTTTGATGAGGTGAACAATTGGCTTTGGGTAATTGGTGACTTTGAAGATGAAGTGGAATTCTTCCCAGGTATGGGTGTGATGTCTGTTCAAATTCCAGGCACAACTACTCAAGATGCCTTCTTGCTTGCGTATGAAGACAATGGAGGAACTTGGAGTACCATCATTAACCGAAGAGGAAATGCTTCTCTTTATATGTCGGGTGAAGGTATTGCTGTGAATCCTTATACAGGAAGTCCTGCTATGGCTGGAACCTACCAGGATGGTGTAAATACGCCATTCCAACTTGGAGGGGTGAACAACCTACCGAGCTTCTCAGGCAATAATGGCTACCTCGTTTATTTTGATTTGGGTCTTGGATCTGGTTGGTCGAAATACGCGAATGTATCGGGTAGTCATGCGTATGGAACGGCTGTTCACGCGGATGGCAATTACATCTATTTCTCAGGTAACTTCAACAGAAATAATGTGAATATTCAATCCATTGGTAACTTCCCATACACTGTGTCTGGAGTTCCTTTGAATTACAACCACGTCTTCTTGGCTTGTTATGAAGACAATGGATTTGGCGTTTGGGGTAATGTAACGGAAGATCCAACGACCAATACCTTTAAGCATGAGTCGAAAGCTATTGCGGCATGGGGTTCTGGTAAGGTGTACACCGTTGGTAATTACTACGGTAAGATGGATTATTTCAACACTTCTGGTTCACCTGTATTGGTGTCTAGTGGTTCGGGTGATAATGCATTCATCTTACGTGCAGAACAGAGCAATGGGGATCTTTACAAGACGTTGAATGAAGAAAACGTGGCTTCAAATGAGCTCACGGTTTTCCCTAACCCAACTTCGGATATTGTAAGGGTTGAAATGACGGATTTCGATCCAGAAACACCATATGTTCTCAGTGTTAGCAATATCGCGGGACAAGTATTGGAGAGAGTTACGATGACCTCTGCGGACGCTGTAATTGACTTGAGTTCTTATAATGCTGGAGTGTATATGCTCAAAGCAGAGAACGGAGAGGAAGTACGCGTTGTGAAAGTCATTAAGACGGAATAA
- a CDS encoding T9SS type A sorting domain-containing protein, whose product MKRVLFTMLLSGAMAAQTYQPPVSNQYALPGGSSMGPSTHSSNYILGDRSLAAYDDGTDGRVIWQHLTVGGSPTPICAGTVNYNGGYSFLEVGLLYGSAGGGSPYTAFVAYHKAGSGHMVDLYDFDPASCSMNFVTTHVLSSDPNPTRISIDNHKEYALVITWTTSTSLQTAVYEGGVFTPSFIHTINTSFRVPVNVDVAFTHANNYMNPNGWDVVMHYVYTGRYQSNLIEVSALDFWTLRGAGAPTTYTPFYEDMNSINGKNPFPNIDGCDHNEYNWAYAYTEDTRNISVRLRDWSAGVMPTTVVVNDGSMGNNPNNFTTNVIPTLAYNHNFGRINVGWRTYDAGQSYVGLRIASDGSGIASSLDYFQIPNNPSSVSPTATLAYSKMTENTQPWLYVFFSEMNGGMYDFIHKYHNMNNGSNFKTVEPVTCSHDSHVHEAALESIQMFPNPVVNQFNIASEEISADQELNAVITDITGKSVLNTTGTISELNEFFSANAESLQSGSYLLRISSEEIGTEQVIKFQKL is encoded by the coding sequence ATGAAAAGAGTACTATTTACGATGTTGCTCTCTGGAGCGATGGCTGCTCAGACCTACCAGCCACCTGTTAGTAATCAGTATGCGCTACCCGGCGGTTCTTCTATGGGACCATCTACGCATTCCTCTAACTACATTCTTGGAGATCGCTCGTTGGCCGCCTACGATGACGGTACCGACGGCCGAGTAATCTGGCAACACCTTACTGTAGGTGGATCTCCAACCCCTATTTGTGCCGGAACCGTGAATTACAACGGTGGGTACAGCTTCCTCGAAGTGGGTTTACTATATGGCAGTGCAGGTGGCGGTAGTCCATACACCGCATTTGTGGCATATCACAAAGCAGGGTCAGGGCACATGGTTGATCTCTACGACTTCGACCCAGCAAGTTGTTCTATGAACTTTGTTACCACGCATGTCTTGTCAAGTGATCCGAATCCAACTCGTATCAGTATTGACAACCACAAAGAGTACGCTCTCGTGATCACATGGACCACTAGTACAAGTTTACAAACCGCAGTTTACGAAGGAGGGGTATTTACTCCATCATTCATCCATACGATTAACACCAGCTTCCGAGTACCTGTAAACGTTGACGTTGCCTTTACTCACGCTAACAACTATATGAACCCTAACGGATGGGACGTGGTGATGCACTATGTGTATACAGGAAGATATCAATCGAATCTGATTGAAGTGTCTGCTCTGGATTTCTGGACACTTAGAGGCGCGGGTGCACCAACCACGTATACTCCGTTCTACGAAGACATGAACAGCATCAACGGAAAGAATCCTTTCCCGAACATTGATGGCTGTGATCACAACGAATACAACTGGGCCTATGCGTACACGGAAGACACTCGAAACATCTCAGTGCGTTTGAGAGATTGGTCGGCTGGTGTAATGCCAACTACAGTGGTTGTGAACGATGGTTCAATGGGAAACAATCCGAACAACTTCACCACGAATGTGATCCCTACTTTGGCTTACAACCACAACTTCGGTCGTATCAATGTAGGTTGGAGAACGTATGATGCAGGTCAATCATATGTCGGTTTAAGAATCGCATCTGATGGATCAGGGATTGCTAGCAGCTTGGATTACTTCCAAATCCCGAACAACCCATCATCTGTAAGCCCTACAGCGACATTGGCTTATTCAAAAATGACGGAAAACACTCAGCCTTGGCTTTACGTGTTCTTCTCAGAAATGAACGGCGGTATGTACGATTTCATTCACAAGTACCACAACATGAACAACGGCTCTAACTTCAAGACTGTTGAGCCTGTAACCTGCTCACACGACAGCCACGTTCATGAAGCTGCACTAGAGAGCATCCAAATGTTCCCTAACCCAGTGGTGAATCAATTCAACATCGCTAGCGAAGAGATTTCTGCAGATCAAGAATTGAATGCGGTTATCACTGACATTACTGGTAAATCAGTTCTAAACACTACAGGAACGATCAGCGAGCTTAACGAGTTCTTCTCTGCGAATGCTGAAAGCCTTCAAAGTGGATCTTACTTGCTTCGCATTTCTTCCGAAGAGATTGGAACGGAACAAGTGATCAAATTCCAAAAACTGTAA
- a CDS encoding NAD-dependent epimerase/dehydratase family protein — translation MKSKNLLITGASGFIGGRIVERLAALPNTKITATGRTTCHRFDALDNVEYVQVDLLNNVPRGTFTACIHVAGLADDKASYEDLFAANVSATTNVCNNLSSECTFVFISSPSVYSFRKDIPYNEDMVSEHETTNHYGLTKLKAETLIRKRAFTSAYALRPRAVYGPGDHTLRPRILKRVKGNKMVFPGPLSECTSMTHVDNLCDAVIACLNRAELGFHVYNIADANPYRLEDVFLAIAKAEYPDRDIRIKTIPASIVRGIIRFFNMFRIPLELTLQSVDYVTRQAHLDISKAERELGYKAVRDFFRS, via the coding sequence ATGAAATCGAAGAACCTTCTCATTACCGGTGCTTCTGGATTTATTGGAGGAAGAATTGTTGAACGCCTAGCCGCTCTTCCCAATACGAAGATTACGGCTACAGGTAGAACAACTTGTCATCGATTTGATGCGTTGGATAACGTAGAGTACGTTCAAGTTGATTTGTTGAATAACGTCCCAAGAGGCACCTTTACCGCTTGCATTCACGTCGCAGGCCTGGCCGATGATAAAGCGTCGTACGAAGATCTTTTTGCCGCGAATGTTTCTGCAACAACAAACGTGTGCAATAACCTCTCAAGTGAATGCACCTTCGTTTTCATTTCCTCTCCATCCGTCTATTCCTTTCGAAAGGATATCCCTTACAATGAAGACATGGTGTCGGAGCACGAAACCACAAACCACTATGGCCTCACCAAACTAAAGGCAGAAACCCTCATCCGCAAACGCGCATTCACTTCGGCATATGCACTCCGTCCAAGAGCCGTTTACGGCCCAGGTGACCACACACTCCGTCCGCGCATTCTAAAACGTGTAAAGGGCAATAAAATGGTCTTTCCAGGCCCTCTCAGTGAGTGCACCAGCATGACACACGTGGACAACCTTTGCGACGCTGTGATCGCCTGTCTGAATCGCGCTGAACTGGGCTTCCATGTTTACAACATTGCAGATGCCAATCCCTACCGTTTGGAAGATGTATTTCTCGCCATCGCTAAAGCGGAATATCCAGACAGAGACATTCGCATTAAAACCATCCCCGCATCCATTGTGCGGGGAATCATTCGTTTCTTCAATATGTTCCGCATCCCACTGGAGCTCACGCTTCAGTCAGTTGACTATGTAACACGTCAGGCTCACTTAGACATCAGCAAAGCGGAAAGAGAATTAGGGTACAAGGCTGTACGCGACTTCTTCCGCTCATAA
- a CDS encoding PKD domain-containing protein, translating to MKKLLLFSAALLSSSLAWAQPAQLQLNMKLTSYSTAIQGPALAGYEIFIWDYNSNGSGNGRSYYTDSNGELNKTITSQYNSGAGRFEYQVRNCQNQIVSIQTVHYTTSGAQVSFSDSVDVSCVDPCNVQGGATKHSTNKYSFYAYAANQSWDMSNAEWVFSDGTSYTQQYFYKTFSAVGTYTWTLTHHGCAIDSGSIDVTGTCNASFTVDTMLSGGSVINMYNTSTGTNPANTLYYHWDFGDGATSNQPFPQHQYSGNGPYTVILSILEVDAMGDTICQSWAGDSLGIDSLGNVFKTGFNLNIMDPSTIGLHENEGITINMFPQPASDLLRIEANDNLEKAELVDLNGRTVQTWELDGNHSSELQLNTHPAGMYILRIRSTSDTRALKCILE from the coding sequence ATGAAAAAGTTACTACTCTTTTCTGCGGCCTTGCTCTCGAGCTCACTTGCTTGGGCACAGCCTGCACAGCTTCAACTCAACATGAAGCTCACCTCCTACTCTACAGCCATTCAAGGACCTGCGCTAGCGGGATATGAAATTTTCATTTGGGATTACAACTCCAATGGTTCTGGAAATGGGCGCTCTTATTACACCGATTCAAACGGTGAGCTCAACAAAACCATTACCAGTCAGTATAACTCAGGAGCCGGTCGGTTTGAATACCAAGTGCGAAACTGCCAAAATCAAATTGTATCCATTCAAACGGTACATTACACAACCAGTGGAGCTCAAGTATCCTTTAGTGATTCTGTAGATGTTTCTTGTGTTGACCCATGTAACGTTCAAGGTGGAGCAACCAAACATTCAACCAACAAGTACTCGTTCTATGCATATGCCGCCAACCAAAGTTGGGACATGAGCAATGCGGAATGGGTGTTCTCGGACGGAACAAGCTACACACAGCAGTACTTTTACAAAACATTCTCAGCGGTTGGCACTTACACGTGGACGCTCACTCACCACGGCTGTGCTATTGACAGTGGAAGTATTGATGTGACAGGCACATGTAATGCAAGTTTTACGGTTGACACCATGTTAAGTGGAGGCTCTGTGATAAACATGTACAACACATCCACAGGAACCAACCCTGCCAACACCCTCTATTACCATTGGGATTTTGGCGATGGCGCAACGTCTAACCAACCTTTCCCTCAACATCAATACAGCGGAAATGGTCCATATACCGTTATTCTTTCCATCCTTGAAGTTGATGCTATGGGAGATACTATCTGCCAATCTTGGGCAGGAGATTCATTGGGAATTGACTCACTAGGCAACGTTTTCAAAACAGGATTCAATCTTAACATCATGGACCCAAGTACGATTGGATTGCATGAAAATGAAGGAATCACTATCAACATGTTCCCACAACCGGCTTCTGATCTCCTTAGAATAGAAGCGAATGACAACCTTGAAAAGGCTGAACTCGTTGACCTCAACGGTAGAACAGTTCAAACATGGGAATTGGATGGCAATCATTCTTCTGAACTACAACTGAATACACACCCGGCTGGGATGTACATCCTTCGCATCCGCAGTACAAGTGACACGCGTGCGCTGAAGTGTATTCTTGAGTAA
- a CDS encoding bifunctional metallophosphatase/5'-nucleotidase translates to MIDKKILGLAALSGLVSACSTGASNPSNHTGETQYITILQTADIHGQLYAHDELFWENDRIHFKTLGGLASVKTLFEREREANPKGTIILDGGDLIQGSAEAALSEGNAFGPIVKAMGYDFIIPGNWEVVYGKQQMTDVLESYETPVISANMYHHESSDPLFPPYFIREVHGVKLGFISYNDPEIPIRQNPSFSEGIRFDPIRANLDALIAELKDEKGVDVLFLVTHIGISKQFDLANHPALERVDYILGNDTHERIRTPLDGKFAKVTEPGAFASFVGKLTLKVENGRVTEDTYELLEVDPDVYPPHTAMSELIARETAQYRQETETIIGYSSTPLYRYFVVENPMDNFITDAARWKTGVDISISNGFRFSPPIALNENGVAPITEGHLWNMLPVNEKVKTGKATGEQIANWLESELHHVFAQNPTERFGGWLVRFSGMEIEFYANRPEGERIASILVGGEPLQTDKLYTLSACRREGEADNMLCRMPNILEPQIMEYTIHDAVKEYLQFHDTISPAVESRAQALDLGDDVLSQLPGTSYHFH, encoded by the coding sequence ATGATTGATAAAAAAATTCTGGGCTTAGCCGCCCTTAGCGGGCTAGTTTCGGCCTGTTCAACAGGTGCAAGTAACCCCTCTAACCATACAGGTGAAACTCAGTATATCACCATTCTACAAACAGCCGATATTCACGGTCAGCTTTATGCGCACGACGAGCTCTTTTGGGAAAATGATCGCATCCATTTCAAAACGCTGGGCGGATTGGCCAGCGTGAAAACACTCTTCGAAAGAGAGCGAGAAGCAAACCCAAAAGGAACCATCATCTTGGATGGTGGCGACCTCATTCAAGGTAGTGCCGAAGCGGCTCTTTCGGAAGGAAATGCATTCGGCCCCATTGTAAAAGCCATGGGGTACGACTTCATCATACCGGGAAACTGGGAAGTCGTGTATGGCAAGCAGCAAATGACAGACGTACTTGAATCCTACGAGACTCCAGTAATCTCCGCCAACATGTATCATCATGAATCAAGCGATCCCCTTTTCCCACCTTACTTCATCAGAGAGGTCCATGGCGTAAAACTCGGATTCATTTCCTACAACGATCCCGAAATTCCCATTCGTCAAAACCCATCTTTTAGCGAGGGAATTCGGTTTGATCCCATACGCGCCAATCTAGATGCACTCATTGCCGAACTGAAAGATGAAAAGGGCGTAGATGTGCTCTTTCTCGTCACCCACATCGGCATTAGCAAGCAGTTTGATTTGGCGAACCACCCTGCGCTTGAGCGCGTGGATTACATTCTGGGAAACGACACCCATGAACGCATTCGAACGCCCCTTGACGGTAAATTCGCCAAAGTGACAGAACCTGGAGCCTTTGCCTCTTTTGTAGGCAAGCTCACATTGAAAGTGGAAAATGGAAGGGTAACGGAAGACACGTATGAATTGCTGGAGGTCGATCCAGATGTGTATCCGCCCCACACGGCTATGTCGGAATTAATTGCGCGAGAAACCGCCCAATATCGCCAAGAAACCGAAACAATCATTGGTTATTCCTCTACACCGCTTTACCGTTATTTTGTGGTAGAAAACCCCATGGATAACTTCATTACAGATGCGGCTAGATGGAAAACAGGGGTAGACATCTCCATATCAAACGGTTTCCGATTTAGTCCTCCGATAGCATTGAACGAAAATGGAGTTGCTCCTATCACTGAGGGACACCTTTGGAATATGCTTCCGGTGAACGAGAAGGTAAAAACCGGAAAGGCGACGGGCGAGCAAATAGCCAATTGGCTCGAATCAGAGTTGCACCATGTATTCGCCCAAAATCCAACCGAACGATTTGGAGGTTGGCTAGTGCGTTTTTCAGGAATGGAAATAGAGTTTTACGCCAATCGTCCGGAAGGAGAGCGCATTGCATCCATACTTGTAGGTGGTGAACCTCTTCAAACCGATAAACTCTACACTTTGTCGGCTTGCAGGAGAGAAGGCGAGGCGGATAACATGCTGTGCAGAATGCCCAATATCCTCGAACCTCAAATTATGGAGTATACCATCCATGATGCCGTGAAAGAGTATCTGCAATTCCACGATACCATTTCTCCTGCAGTGGAAAGTAGAGCCCAGGCCCTAGATCTTGGCGATGACGTACTTTCCCAACTTCCAGGAACGAGCTATCACTTTCACTAA